From a region of the Streptomyces sp. NBC_00193 genome:
- a CDS encoding alpha/beta hydrolase, which produces MTDVTAGAVAADGADGADGADQADGADQVDQVDQADRLDPAARPYADALASLFPDLGGRVTDADEARRILAAVPATARPAVVGAVEDREVPGPPGAPPVPVRVYYPDPERRPGSRPTVVFCHGGGWVLGDLDSYDATARALCRASGAVLVSVDYRRAPEARFPAAVHDAYAALCWAGAHLDELGGDPDALVVAGDSAGGNLAAASCRLARDRGGPAVALQVLIYPCLDAARDTESYRSNAEGYFLTAGHLRWFWEQYLGPGGDGGDPLASPLAGDLRGLPPAYVVVAGCDPLRDEGVAYHHRLLGAGVRSALDAHPGMFHGFLALAGVLPEARQALVRLGGVIDSGHKNGKTSGETGGDAG; this is translated from the coding sequence GTGACGGATGTGACTGCTGGGGCCGTTGCGGCCGACGGGGCGGATGGGGCGGACGGGGCGGACCAGGCCGACGGGGCGGACCAGGTGGACCAGGTGGACCAGGCCGACCGGCTCGATCCCGCCGCCCGGCCCTACGCCGATGCGCTGGCCTCCCTCTTCCCCGACCTCGGAGGGCGGGTCACCGACGCGGACGAGGCCCGCCGGATCCTCGCCGCCGTGCCCGCGACGGCCCGGCCGGCCGTCGTGGGCGCCGTGGAGGACCGGGAGGTCCCCGGGCCGCCCGGGGCGCCGCCGGTCCCCGTACGCGTCTACTACCCGGACCCGGAGCGGCGGCCGGGCTCCCGGCCGACCGTGGTGTTCTGCCACGGCGGCGGCTGGGTCCTGGGCGACCTCGACAGCTACGACGCCACCGCGCGGGCGCTCTGCCGGGCCTCCGGCGCGGTCCTGGTCTCCGTGGACTACCGGCGGGCGCCCGAGGCCCGCTTCCCCGCCGCCGTCCACGATGCCTACGCCGCCCTGTGCTGGGCCGGTGCACACCTCGACGAGCTCGGCGGGGACCCGGACGCCCTGGTCGTGGCCGGCGACAGCGCCGGCGGGAACCTCGCCGCCGCCTCCTGCCGGCTGGCGCGCGACCGCGGGGGCCCCGCCGTCGCGCTCCAGGTGCTGATCTACCCGTGCCTGGACGCCGCCCGGGACACGGAGTCCTACCGGAGCAACGCCGAGGGCTACTTCCTGACCGCGGGGCACCTGCGCTGGTTCTGGGAGCAGTACCTCGGCCCCGGCGGCGACGGCGGCGATCCGCTGGCCTCCCCGCTCGCCGGGGACCTGCGCGGGCTGCCGCCCGCGTACGTGGTGGTCGCCGGCTGCGATCCGCTGCGGGACGAGGGGGTGGCGTACCACCACCGGCTGCTCGGGGCCGGGGTCCGTTCGGCCCTTGACGCGCACCCCGGAATGTTCCACGGGTTCCTCGCACTGGCCGGAGTGCTCCCCGAGGCCCGTCAGGCCTTGGTGCGACTGGGCGGAGTCATCGACTCCGGGCATAAGAACGGGAAGACTTCCGGTGAAACCGGGGGTGACGCAGGATAA
- a CDS encoding DUF6421 family protein, giving the protein MTETLVPGISGAVITAGVRVVDHPAWPELKAAVEEIRPWQSADGSIDFEREGSHIREAAPAAVERVIEGIEALSPLLPHGAAYHRALIADLRKWADGGFGVPDFLDSLLSFAPAAERADGLQHLVVFPMYTQNGNPDRNLEAVVLKMVWPEWLSELERTRYDNPLFLGITFEDFTPGYDTHSAVLFPETIAVREAPERFTWGGIFCDREAARYRKVTEAAVDILGIELPEDIARMVEDQERCEKAFVLWDMVHDRTHSHGDLPFDPFMIKQRQPFWMYGLEELRCDLTAFKEAVKLESEGNEHGRDVQYAVLFDRMFRFPVSGDRNRNYDGLGGQLLFAYLHKHDVVRWTDNKLKIDWMRAPQVTNQLCAEIEDLYRAGIDRPKLVHWFKAYDLVAEYLAPHPGSKWAKGPDALDLTQPPRKLVDDVLPDEFPLSMFYEALAKKLKGVIASTKGITAGNAADRETAARVAA; this is encoded by the coding sequence ATGACGGAAACTCTTGTGCCGGGTATCAGCGGTGCCGTGATAACCGCTGGTGTGCGGGTGGTCGACCACCCGGCGTGGCCCGAGCTCAAGGCCGCCGTGGAGGAGATCCGGCCCTGGCAGTCGGCCGACGGCTCCATCGACTTCGAGCGCGAGGGGTCGCACATCCGCGAAGCCGCCCCGGCCGCGGTCGAGCGCGTGATCGAGGGCATCGAGGCGCTGTCGCCGCTGCTCCCGCACGGCGCCGCGTACCACCGTGCCCTCATCGCCGACCTGCGCAAGTGGGCCGACGGCGGCTTCGGCGTGCCCGACTTCCTCGACTCCCTGCTGTCCTTCGCCCCGGCCGCCGAGCGCGCCGACGGACTCCAGCACCTCGTGGTCTTCCCGATGTACACGCAGAACGGCAACCCGGACCGCAACCTCGAAGCCGTCGTGCTGAAGATGGTGTGGCCCGAGTGGCTCTCCGAGCTGGAGCGCACCCGGTACGACAACCCGCTCTTCCTCGGCATCACCTTCGAGGACTTCACCCCGGGCTACGACACGCACTCCGCCGTGCTCTTCCCGGAGACCATCGCGGTGCGCGAGGCCCCCGAGCGCTTCACCTGGGGCGGCATCTTCTGCGACCGTGAGGCCGCCCGCTACCGCAAGGTCACCGAGGCCGCCGTGGACATCCTGGGCATCGAGCTGCCCGAGGACATCGCCCGGATGGTCGAGGACCAGGAGCGCTGCGAGAAGGCCTTCGTCCTGTGGGACATGGTCCACGACCGCACCCACAGCCACGGCGACCTGCCGTTCGACCCCTTCATGATCAAGCAGCGCCAGCCGTTCTGGATGTACGGCCTGGAGGAGCTGCGCTGCGACCTCACCGCCTTCAAGGAGGCCGTGAAGCTGGAGTCCGAGGGCAACGAGCACGGCCGCGACGTGCAGTACGCCGTCCTCTTCGACCGGATGTTCCGCTTCCCGGTGTCCGGCGACCGCAACCGCAACTACGACGGCCTCGGCGGCCAGCTCCTCTTCGCGTACCTCCACAAGCACGACGTCGTGCGCTGGACGGACAACAAGCTGAAGATCGACTGGATGCGCGCCCCGCAGGTCACCAACCAGCTGTGTGCCGAGATCGAGGACCTCTACCGGGCCGGCATCGACCGCCCGAAGCTCGTCCACTGGTTCAAGGCGTACGACCTGGTCGCCGAGTACCTCGCCCCCCACCCGGGGTCCAAGTGGGCCAAGGGCCCCGACGCCCTTGACCTGACGCAGCCGCCGCGCAAGCTCGTGGACGACGTGCTTCCGGACGAGTTTCCGCTGAGCATGTTCTATGAGGCCCTGGCCAAGAAGCTCAAGGGCGTGATCGCCTCGACCAAGGGCATCACGGCAGGGAACGCCGCGGACCGCGAGACCGCTGCGCGGGTAGCCGCGTGA
- a CDS encoding SDR family NAD(P)-dependent oxidoreductase, protein MNGSGNGNGKLHGAVVAVAGAGGPAGRATLLRLAEAGAVVVASDADAARLAEAVDAARYAHGGATITGDTVDLLDLDATKAWADQTEKEFGRIDGLVHLVGGWRGSTTFTDTDLADWAFLEKLLIRTVQHTSLAFHDGLLRSDRGRYVLVSQSGAHKPVANNAAYNAGKAAAEAWTLAMADSFRKAGGEDGPGAAAAILVIKALVHDAMRAERPTAKFAGFTDVKELAEAIAGVWERPATDVNGQRLWLTPQP, encoded by the coding sequence ATGAACGGCTCCGGTAACGGAAACGGGAAGCTCCACGGGGCGGTAGTGGCGGTGGCGGGGGCCGGCGGGCCCGCGGGCCGCGCCACCCTGCTCCGCCTCGCCGAGGCGGGAGCCGTGGTCGTCGCCTCCGACGCCGACGCGGCCCGCCTCGCGGAAGCGGTGGACGCCGCGCGCTACGCCCACGGCGGCGCCACCATCACCGGTGACACCGTCGACCTGCTCGACCTGGACGCCACCAAGGCCTGGGCCGACCAGACCGAGAAGGAGTTCGGCCGCATCGACGGCCTGGTCCACCTCGTCGGCGGCTGGCGCGGCAGCACCACCTTCACCGACACCGACCTCGCGGACTGGGCCTTCCTGGAGAAGCTCCTCATCCGCACGGTCCAGCACACCTCGCTCGCCTTCCACGACGGGCTGCTGCGCAGCGACCGCGGCCGCTACGTCCTGGTCAGCCAGTCCGGTGCGCACAAGCCGGTCGCCAACAACGCCGCGTACAACGCGGGCAAGGCGGCGGCCGAGGCCTGGACCCTCGCGATGGCGGATTCCTTCCGCAAGGCGGGTGGCGAGGACGGTCCGGGCGCCGCGGCTGCGATCCTGGTGATCAAGGCATTGGTGCACGACGCGATGCGCGCCGAGCGTCCCACTGCGAAGTTCGCGGGCTTCACCGACGTCAAGGAGCTGGCCGAGGCCATCGCCGGCGTCTGGGAGCGGCCCGCCACCGATGTGAACGGACAGCGCCTGTGGCTCACCCCCCAACCGTGA
- a CDS encoding low specificity L-threonine aldolase: MKTGVVKTAIRKSAAKTDARRHHDPAVRGFASDNYAGIHPEILAAIALANGGHQVSYGDDEYTEHLQQVFRGHFGPHAEAYPVFNGTGANVTALQALTDRWGAVICAESAHINVDEGGAPERMAGLKLLTVPTPDGKLTPELIDRQAWGWEDEHRAMPQVVSITQNTELGTVYTVDEIRAICEHAHAKGMKVHLDGARIANAAASLDVPMRSFTNAVGVDVLSYGGTKNGMMAGEAVVVLNPDSVRQMKHIRKMSMQLASKMRFVSVQLEALLAKDLWLRNARHANAMAQRLAAGVRETDGVEILYPVQANAVFARLPHEVSRRLQERYRFYFWDEIAGDVRWMCSYDTREEDVDGFLQALKEELAR, translated from the coding sequence GTGAAGACCGGTGTCGTGAAGACCGCGATACGCAAGTCCGCGGCGAAGACCGACGCCCGCCGGCACCACGACCCGGCGGTGCGCGGTTTCGCGAGCGACAACTACGCCGGGATCCACCCGGAGATCCTCGCGGCCATCGCCCTCGCCAACGGGGGCCACCAGGTCTCCTACGGCGACGACGAGTACACCGAGCACCTGCAGCAGGTCTTCCGCGGCCACTTCGGCCCGCACGCCGAGGCCTACCCGGTCTTCAACGGCACCGGCGCCAACGTGACCGCCCTGCAGGCCCTCACCGACCGCTGGGGCGCCGTGATCTGCGCCGAGTCGGCGCACATCAACGTCGACGAGGGCGGTGCGCCCGAGCGGATGGCGGGCCTCAAGCTGCTCACCGTCCCCACCCCGGACGGCAAGCTCACCCCCGAGCTCATCGACCGGCAGGCCTGGGGCTGGGAGGACGAGCACCGGGCGATGCCGCAGGTCGTCTCGATCACCCAGAACACCGAGCTCGGCACGGTCTACACCGTCGACGAGATCCGTGCCATCTGCGAGCACGCGCACGCCAAGGGGATGAAGGTCCACCTCGACGGCGCCCGGATAGCCAACGCCGCGGCCTCGCTCGACGTGCCGATGCGCAGCTTCACCAACGCGGTCGGCGTGGACGTGCTGTCCTACGGCGGCACCAAGAACGGGATGATGGCCGGCGAGGCCGTCGTCGTGCTGAACCCGGACTCCGTCCGGCAGATGAAGCACATCCGCAAGATGTCGATGCAGCTCGCCTCCAAGATGCGCTTCGTGTCGGTGCAGCTCGAAGCGCTCCTCGCGAAGGACCTGTGGCTGCGCAACGCCCGCCACGCCAACGCGATGGCGCAGCGGCTGGCGGCCGGGGTGCGCGAGACCGACGGGGTGGAGATCCTCTACCCGGTGCAGGCGAACGCCGTGTTCGCGCGGCTTCCGCACGAGGTCTCGCGGCGGCTGCAGGAGCGCTACCGCTTCTACTTCTGGGACGAGATCGCGGGCGACGTCCGGTGGATGTGCAGCTACGACACCCGGGAAGAGGACGTGGACGGCTTCCTCCAGGCGTTGAAGGAAGAGCTCGCACGCTAG
- a CDS encoding transglutaminase family protein — protein sequence MELIQEHSDVAAYLAADDVVDHDHPLVDETADALWTATGDAYSYAKAAFEFVRDTIPHSADSGDDRVSWRASDVLATRNGICYAKSHALTALLRNRGIPAGLCYQLLGDDDGSNLVLHGLVALRLPGSEDWSRVDPRGNKPGVDAQFTLDHEQLAFPVRPELGEIDYPGLYAAAHPAPLKALRESVDRAQLWRNLPTAL from the coding sequence ATGGAACTGATCCAGGAGCATTCCGACGTTGCCGCCTATCTGGCGGCCGATGACGTGGTCGACCACGACCATCCACTGGTCGACGAGACCGCCGACGCGCTGTGGACGGCCACGGGCGACGCATATTCATACGCCAAAGCGGCCTTCGAGTTCGTCCGCGACACCATCCCGCACTCCGCCGACTCAGGGGACGACCGCGTCTCCTGGCGCGCCTCCGACGTCCTGGCGACGCGCAACGGCATCTGCTACGCCAAGTCCCACGCGCTGACCGCGCTGCTGCGCAACCGCGGCATCCCGGCCGGTCTCTGCTACCAGCTCCTCGGTGACGACGACGGATCGAACCTCGTCCTCCACGGTCTCGTCGCGCTGCGCCTGCCCGGCAGTGAGGACTGGTCCCGGGTGGACCCCCGGGGCAACAAGCCCGGCGTGGACGCCCAGTTCACCCTGGACCACGAGCAACTCGCCTTCCCCGTGCGCCCGGAGCTCGGCGAGATCGACTACCCCGGGCTGTACGCGGCTGCGCACCCGGCCCCGCTCAAGGCGCTCCGGGAGTCCGTGGACCGGGCGCAGTTGTGGCGGAACCTGCCGACGGCGCTCTAG
- a CDS encoding MFS transporter produces MPGLGRYLAAALAARFASEGMGMAVVLLALQRTGSAAHGAFVLTAWLAPHVLAAPLAGAAAARSRRPRLFHVGALAGFTTAVAALAFLLGRAPTPVVLAVAVLGGSCGPMVTGGLSSLVAGLVPPGPARDRAYGWDASTYNGAAVTAPAAVSLVAAFGSAGPAMVLLAASGALAAALAATLPYAKPGRGPAPGAPRAGLGSGLAALWRVRELRAVTSATTLAFVGIGALTTTAVLLATTLGSPGGGGVLMTAFALGALTGSLTLGRITSVPPGRLARWAMAATGVALTAAAFTPSVPLTAVAFAAAGVCDGPLLTATLRIRSEFAPEEARTQVFTLGAGLKVTAASTGAALVGLAAAAPPWILVLAIAALQLAAALLHTAVAARGPARAAVAAGAVATTGPRAPSAGSATTAPGPRTPGAP; encoded by the coding sequence ATGCCGGGGCTCGGACGGTACTTGGCCGCCGCACTGGCGGCGCGCTTCGCCTCCGAGGGCATGGGCATGGCCGTCGTACTGCTGGCCCTCCAGCGGACCGGCAGCGCCGCCCACGGCGCGTTCGTCCTGACCGCCTGGCTGGCCCCGCACGTGCTCGCCGCTCCCCTCGCGGGCGCCGCCGCGGCCAGATCGCGCCGGCCCCGTCTCTTCCACGTGGGCGCCCTGGCGGGATTCACCACGGCCGTGGCGGCACTGGCCTTCCTGCTCGGGCGGGCTCCGACGCCGGTGGTGCTCGCGGTGGCGGTGCTCGGCGGCTCCTGCGGGCCGATGGTGACGGGCGGGCTGTCGAGCCTGGTGGCGGGGCTGGTCCCGCCGGGTCCCGCGCGGGACCGGGCCTACGGCTGGGACGCGTCGACCTACAACGGCGCCGCGGTCACCGCTCCGGCGGCCGTCAGCCTGGTCGCGGCCTTCGGCTCGGCCGGACCGGCGATGGTCCTCCTCGCGGCTTCCGGCGCACTGGCCGCGGCCCTGGCGGCGACGCTCCCCTACGCGAAGCCCGGCCGGGGGCCCGCCCCGGGCGCACCCCGGGCCGGACTGGGGTCCGGACTGGCCGCCCTGTGGCGGGTCCGGGAGCTGCGGGCCGTCACCTCGGCCACGACTCTGGCCTTCGTGGGCATCGGGGCGCTCACCACCACCGCGGTGCTCCTGGCCACCACGCTCGGCAGTCCGGGAGGCGGCGGGGTGCTCATGACCGCCTTCGCCCTGGGCGCCCTGACCGGCTCCCTGACCCTGGGCCGGATCACGTCCGTGCCGCCGGGCCGGCTGGCCCGCTGGGCCATGGCGGCGACCGGTGTGGCGCTGACGGCTGCCGCGTTCACCCCGTCCGTCCCCCTCACGGCGGTGGCGTTCGCGGCCGCCGGGGTGTGCGACGGCCCGCTGCTGACGGCCACCCTGCGCATCCGCTCGGAGTTCGCACCCGAGGAGGCCCGGACCCAGGTGTTCACCCTCGGCGCCGGACTGAAGGTGACGGCCGCGTCGACGGGCGCCGCGCTCGTGGGGCTCGCCGCCGCCGCACCGCCCTGGATCCTGGTGCTCGCGATCGCCGCGCTGCAACTGGCCGCGGCCCTGCTGCACACCGCGGTGGCGGCGCGCGGCCCCGCCCGGGCCGCGGTGGCGGCCGGGGCCGTCGCCACGACAGGCCCTAGAGCGCCGTCGGCAGGTTCCGCCACAACTGCGCCCGGTCCACGGACTCCCGGAGCGCCTTGA
- a CDS encoding alginate lyase family protein, which translates to MRYGVPAGLLTAALGLVAALTLAPTSAAVTPHTPDTPVVLAAAPTAFAHPGVLNSRAQLDFVRAKVQAGQQPWKAAFDDMLASRYGSLSRTPKPREIVECGSYSNPNLGCTDEREDAIAAYTDALAWYITRDTRYAKKSIELMDAWSARIKDHTNSNAPLQSGWAGSTWPRAAEIVKHTYTGGWPNQGRFATMLRDVYLPEVIGGKPNSNGNWELIMMDAAVGISVHLDDRASYDKALAIYLGRVPAYFYLATDGPQPKYPPRSTIDTRSELIDYWHGQSTFVDGLAQETCRDFGHTGMGIAAALHVAETSRIQGRDLYPEFKDRFRHALGFHAKYELGEAVPSWLCGGSLTKGLGPATEVGYNALHTRLGVTMENTRRLTEGRRPAGTENHFEAWETLTHAENPN; encoded by the coding sequence ATGCGTTACGGAGTCCCCGCCGGGCTGCTCACCGCAGCCCTCGGCCTGGTCGCGGCGCTGACCCTCGCCCCCACCTCCGCCGCCGTCACCCCCCACACCCCGGACACCCCTGTCGTACTCGCCGCCGCCCCCACGGCCTTCGCCCATCCCGGAGTCCTGAACAGCCGCGCCCAGCTGGACTTCGTACGGGCCAAGGTGCAGGCCGGGCAGCAGCCGTGGAAAGCGGCCTTCGACGACATGCTCGCGAGCCGGTACGGGTCGCTGTCGCGGACGCCCAAGCCGCGCGAGATCGTCGAATGCGGCTCCTACTCCAACCCCAACCTCGGCTGCACCGACGAGCGGGAGGACGCCATAGCCGCGTACACCGACGCGCTCGCCTGGTACATCACCCGCGACACCCGGTACGCGAAGAAGTCGATCGAGCTGATGGACGCCTGGTCCGCGCGGATCAAGGACCACACCAACAGCAACGCCCCGCTGCAGAGCGGCTGGGCGGGCTCCACCTGGCCGCGCGCCGCCGAGATCGTCAAGCACACCTACACCGGCGGCTGGCCCAACCAGGGGCGCTTCGCCACGATGCTGCGCGACGTCTACCTGCCCGAGGTGATCGGCGGGAAGCCGAACAGCAACGGCAACTGGGAACTGATCATGATGGACGCCGCCGTCGGCATCTCCGTCCACCTCGACGACCGCGCGAGCTACGACAAGGCGCTGGCGATCTACCTCGGCCGGGTGCCCGCCTACTTCTACCTGGCCACCGACGGGCCGCAGCCGAAGTACCCGCCGCGCTCCACCATCGACACCCGGAGCGAGCTGATCGACTACTGGCACGGCCAGAGCACCTTCGTGGACGGTCTGGCGCAGGAGACCTGCCGGGACTTCGGCCACACCGGCATGGGCATCGCGGCGGCCCTGCACGTGGCCGAGACCTCGCGCATCCAAGGGCGCGACCTGTACCCGGAGTTCAAGGACCGGTTCCGCCACGCGCTGGGCTTCCACGCCAAGTACGAACTCGGTGAGGCCGTGCCCTCCTGGCTGTGCGGCGGGAGCCTCACCAAGGGGCTGGGTCCGGCCACCGAGGTCGGCTACAACGCCCTGCACACCCGGCTCGGCGTCACGATGGAGAACACCCGCCGGCTCACCGAGGGCCGCCGCCCGGCCGGCACCGAGAACCACTTCGAGGCCTGGGAGACGCTGACCCACGCGGAGAACCCGAACTGA
- a CDS encoding 1-acyl-sn-glycerol-3-phosphate acyltransferase: MAELVYPPVIGAAHTLFRALDVRIDMKGTENIPRKGGAVLVSNHIGYLDFIFAGLTARPQKRLVRFMAKESVFRHKVSGPLMRAMKHIPVDRAQGETAYQHALDSLRSGEIIGVFPEATISQSFTLKSFKSGAARMAQEAGVPLIPVALWGTQRMWTKGRPKDLKRSHIPVTMRVGEPLEAPADQYAGAITRRLRERVQELLDAAQAAYPAKPKGAEDSWWLPAHLGGTAPTPAQVKEAG; this comes from the coding sequence ATGGCTGAGCTCGTCTACCCCCCGGTTATCGGTGCCGCGCACACCCTCTTCCGTGCGCTCGACGTCCGCATCGACATGAAGGGCACCGAGAACATCCCCCGCAAGGGCGGGGCCGTTCTGGTGTCGAACCACATCGGCTACCTCGACTTCATCTTCGCCGGGCTGACCGCGCGCCCGCAGAAGCGGCTCGTCCGCTTCATGGCGAAGGAGTCGGTGTTCCGGCACAAGGTGTCCGGTCCGCTGATGCGCGCGATGAAGCACATCCCGGTGGACCGCGCCCAGGGCGAGACGGCCTACCAGCACGCGCTCGACTCGCTGCGCTCCGGCGAGATCATCGGCGTGTTCCCGGAGGCGACGATCTCCCAGTCCTTCACGCTCAAGAGCTTCAAGTCCGGTGCGGCGCGCATGGCCCAGGAAGCCGGTGTCCCGCTGATCCCGGTGGCGCTGTGGGGGACGCAGCGGATGTGGACCAAGGGCCGCCCCAAGGACCTCAAGCGCAGCCACATCCCGGTGACCATGCGGGTGGGCGAGCCGCTTGAGGCGCCCGCCGACCAGTACGCCGGGGCCATCACCCGCCGGCTGCGCGAGCGGGTGCAGGAACTGCTGGACGCCGCGCAGGCCGCCTACCCGGCCAAGCCCAAGGGTGCCGAGGACTCCTGGTGGCTGCCGGCCCACCTCGGCGGCACCGCGCCGACCCCGGCGCAGGTCAAGGAAGCCGGCTGA
- a CDS encoding thioredoxin family protein yields the protein MGIAELGAEPGERATLVQFSSAFCQPCRATRRILDEVAAMVGGVRHIEIDAEKNLDLVRALGIVKTPTVLVLDAAGRIVRRAAGMPRKADVIAALGAAV from the coding sequence CTGGGCATCGCCGAACTGGGGGCCGAGCCGGGGGAGCGGGCCACGCTCGTGCAGTTCTCCAGTGCCTTCTGCCAGCCCTGCCGGGCCACCCGGCGGATCCTGGACGAGGTGGCGGCCATGGTCGGGGGCGTCCGGCACATCGAGATCGACGCCGAGAAGAACCTGGACCTCGTACGGGCCCTGGGCATCGTCAAGACCCCGACCGTACTGGTCCTGGACGCGGCCGGCCGGATCGTGCGGCGGGCCGCCGGGATGCCGCGCAAGGCGGACGTGATCGCCGCCCTGGGCGCCGCGGTGTGA
- a CDS encoding flavin reductase family protein — MTAPTAPSPRVGAGLPGSPALLRSVFRRHAAGVAVITAESGGRPAGFTATSLNSVSADPPLLSFTIGTGSSSWPAIRDSEHLGVHILGEHQGELAGLFARNGADRFGPATDWAPGPHGVPVLGGVLAWLVCRVVARVPAGEHRVIIAEAVAGDPAGDPVGDPAGEGRPLLYHQGRFNALRD; from the coding sequence ATGACGGCTCCGACGGCTCCTTCCCCGCGGGTCGGCGCAGGCCTGCCCGGCTCGCCCGCGCTGCTGCGCTCGGTGTTCCGCCGGCACGCCGCGGGCGTCGCCGTGATCACTGCCGAGAGCGGCGGTCGGCCGGCGGGATTCACCGCGACCTCGCTCAACTCCGTCTCGGCGGACCCCCCGCTCCTGTCGTTCACCATCGGCACGGGGTCCTCCAGCTGGCCCGCGATACGGGACTCCGAGCACCTCGGGGTCCACATACTCGGCGAGCACCAGGGGGAGTTGGCGGGCCTGTTCGCCCGCAACGGGGCCGACCGCTTCGGTCCGGCGACCGACTGGGCGCCCGGCCCGCACGGGGTTCCGGTCCTGGGCGGCGTCCTGGCCTGGCTGGTGTGCCGGGTCGTGGCGCGGGTTCCGGCCGGCGAGCACCGGGTGATCATCGCGGAGGCGGTCGCCGGGGACCCGGCGGGGGACCCGGTGGGGGATCCGGCCGGAGAGGGCCGTCCGCTGCTGTACCACCAGGGGCGCTTCAACGCGTTGAGGGACTGA
- a CDS encoding electron transfer flavoprotein subunit beta/FixA family protein produces the protein MSLRIVVCVKYVPDATGDRQFTEDLTVNRDDVDGLLSELDEYAVEQALQIADEADDAEITVLTVGPEDAKDALRKALSMGADKAIHVEDDDLHGSDVMATSLVLAKAIEKAGYDLVITGMASTDGTMGVLPAILAERLGVPQVTLLSEVKVEDGVVTGRRDGDSASEQLEASLPALVSVTDQSGEARYPSFKGIMAAKKKPVESWDLEELEIESDEVGLEGSWTAVDSATQRPARTAGTIVKDEGEGGKSLAEFLAGQKFI, from the coding sequence GTGAGCCTGAGGATCGTTGTCTGTGTGAAGTACGTGCCCGACGCCACTGGCGACCGGCAGTTCACCGAAGACCTGACCGTCAACCGTGACGACGTCGACGGCCTGCTGTCGGAGCTCGACGAGTACGCCGTCGAGCAGGCGCTGCAGATCGCCGACGAGGCCGACGACGCGGAGATCACCGTCCTGACGGTGGGCCCCGAGGACGCGAAGGACGCGCTGCGCAAGGCGCTGTCCATGGGTGCCGACAAGGCCATCCACGTCGAGGACGACGACCTGCACGGCAGCGACGTCATGGCGACCTCGCTGGTGCTCGCCAAGGCGATCGAGAAGGCCGGTTACGACCTGGTCATCACGGGCATGGCCTCGACCGACGGCACCATGGGTGTCCTCCCGGCGATCCTGGCCGAGCGCCTGGGCGTCCCGCAGGTCACCCTGCTGTCCGAGGTCAAGGTCGAGGACGGTGTCGTCACCGGCCGCCGCGACGGCGACTCCGCGAGCGAGCAGCTGGAGGCTTCCCTCCCGGCCCTCGTCTCGGTGACGGACCAGTCGGGCGAGGCCCGCTACCCGTCCTTCAAGGGCATCATGGCCGCCAAGAAGAAGCCGGTGGAGTCCTGGGACCTGGAGGAGCTGGAGATCGAGTCCGACGAGGTCGGTCTCGAAGGCTCCTGGACCGCGGTCGACTCCGCGACCCAGCGTCCGGCCCGCACCGCCGGCACGATCGTCAAGGACGAGGGCGAGGGCGGCAAGTCGCTGGCCGAGTTCCTGGCCGGCCAGAAGTTCATCTAA